In Clostridium sp. DL-VIII, the following proteins share a genomic window:
- a CDS encoding phage tail protein: protein MAENFYTILTIAGKNKLSSSPISGNKVNFKTLKVGDGKGAYYEPSENQISLVNKVWEGNISSISIDENNSNWIVVETVIPASDGGFFIREAGIFDEDGDMIAISKLAETYKPVVAEGSTKDLVIRIVLEVLNVGNVTIKIDPNVVAATKNDVQVLEGKLQNVSDQLLEKMELYIGQTLPAIADRQEKTLYFKITDTISNGGTNSIQVSPNMGIKIV from the coding sequence TTGGCAGAAAATTTTTATACAATACTAACTATAGCAGGAAAAAATAAATTATCCAGTTCACCTATTTCGGGAAATAAAGTAAATTTTAAGACCCTGAAAGTAGGAGATGGAAAAGGAGCTTATTATGAACCTTCAGAAAATCAAATTTCCCTTGTAAATAAGGTATGGGAAGGAAATATAAGTTCAATTTCAATAGACGAAAATAATTCAAACTGGATAGTAGTAGAAACAGTAATACCAGCATCTGATGGAGGCTTCTTCATCAGAGAGGCTGGTATTTTTGATGAAGACGGAGACATGATTGCCATAAGTAAACTTGCAGAAACCTACAAACCAGTAGTAGCAGAAGGAAGTACAAAAGATTTAGTTATTAGAATTGTACTAGAAGTACTCAATGTAGGTAATGTAACTATAAAAATAGATCCTAATGTGGTAGCTGCAACTAAGAATGATGTACAGGTGTTAGAAGGAAAACTTCAAAATGTTAGTGATCAATTGTTAGAAAAGATGGAGTTATACATTGGACAAACATTACCAGCTATAGCAGATAGACAAGAAAAAACTTTATATTTTAAAATAACTGATACAATTTCAAATGGTGGAACAAATTCGATTCAAGTTAGTCCTAATATGGGAATAAAAATAGTTTAA
- a CDS encoding DUF2634 domain-containing protein: MADVLPSANSNLAAAIASFPTQETEVSIPKEYAWDFEKNDFQLKDGKFQIVEGIEALKIWIWKALKTSKYTYLIYSDDYGQELDKLIGKGLSKSLAESEAKRLTLECLKDNEHILSIRNFSVDKSNDVLSITFTAITDCGEVTIDV; the protein is encoded by the coding sequence ATGGCTGATGTATTACCATCTGCTAATTCAAATTTAGCAGCTGCAATTGCTTCTTTTCCAACACAAGAAACAGAAGTAAGTATACCTAAAGAATATGCATGGGACTTTGAAAAAAATGATTTTCAGCTAAAGGATGGTAAATTTCAAATTGTAGAGGGAATAGAAGCATTAAAAATATGGATATGGAAAGCACTTAAAACAAGCAAATACACATATCTAATCTATAGTGATGATTATGGACAGGAACTTGATAAGTTAATAGGCAAAGGTTTAAGTAAAAGTTTAGCTGAAAGTGAAGCAAAAAGGTTAACTTTAGAATGCTTAAAGGATAATGAACATATTTTAAGCATAAGAAATTTTAGTGTGGATAAAAGTAATGATGTTTTAAGCATTACTTTCACAGCAATAACCGATTGTGGGGAGGTGACAATTGATGTATGA
- a CDS encoding putative phage tail protein, whose amino-acid sequence MSNSSDSTLASSIIGEIGILTAENSEELKSYVLDEIRNSSIFNEIFNEHGQVLDKIGLDISDLFLQVLPQTATEWGLTLWEKRVGITTNTSKSIEERRAKILAKLNTKGTTTVEVIRQICKSFVSSVEIIQNNSDYYFEVNLLTTTGFPYALDSLYDSVEIAKQAHLGVEYKLIATTQSEIYYGLLAMTGECLTVYPRIDKKIETSGKIEAGISQNVGSGSITQSKEVI is encoded by the coding sequence ATGAGTAATTCTTCAGATTCAACTTTAGCAAGCAGCATCATAGGAGAAATAGGAATACTTACAGCTGAAAACTCAGAAGAGCTAAAAAGTTATGTACTTGATGAAATAAGAAACAGTAGTATTTTTAACGAAATATTTAATGAACATGGACAGGTACTTGATAAGATTGGTTTAGATATTTCAGATTTATTTTTGCAGGTTTTGCCTCAAACGGCAACTGAGTGGGGATTAACCCTTTGGGAAAAGCGTGTAGGAATTACAACGAATACTTCAAAGTCCATAGAAGAAAGAAGAGCAAAAATATTAGCAAAGCTAAATACAAAAGGAACAACAACAGTTGAAGTAATAAGGCAGATTTGCAAAAGCTTTGTCTCAAGCGTTGAAATAATCCAGAATAACTCAGATTACTATTTTGAAGTGAATTTATTAACAACTACAGGTTTTCCATATGCTTTAGACAGTTTATATGATTCAGTAGAAATAGCCAAACAGGCGCATCTTGGAGTTGAATACAAATTAATTGCAACAACTCAATCAGAAATATACTATGGATTATTAGCTATGACAGGAGAATGTCTGACAGTCTATCCACGGATTGATAAGAAGATTGAAACAAGTGGAAAGATAGAAGCTGGCATTAGCCAGAATGTAGGTTCAGGAAGTATAACACAAAGTAAGGAGGTGATTTAA
- a CDS encoding baseplate J/gp47 family protein yields the protein MYENNTEEVLREQMLEDIDSGISKSEGYFVYDAIAPAAKKIALYYGALDTILKLVFGEAAPEVPKEDYDKFIDQDAVRHGLERKQGLYSVGEVTFTGLDGSVIYINSIVQTVEGLRYKVNSQGKISNGECTLPIQAMELGAKYNVPSNSIVQIPIKINGITGVSNANPTTSGTNTETSENLLERIIAKEREESSSGNAYDYEKWALQVSGVEYVKISPLWNGNGTVKIIVAGKNGAQLDDTIVQNVKDYIAPEDGKGSAKAPIGATVTVVSVNPLEIDVSIAGLIIQNGFNSDDVKNNIKANLQEYFQGIPVGGVVKINTVEATVVMTTGVNDITSIKINGDTKNIITSDEDKASLGGIAYE from the coding sequence ATGTATGAAAATAATACTGAAGAAGTTTTAAGGGAGCAGATGCTTGAGGATATTGATTCTGGAATATCTAAAAGTGAAGGATATTTCGTATATGATGCTATTGCCCCAGCAGCCAAGAAAATAGCACTATATTATGGAGCTTTAGATACAATATTAAAGCTAGTATTTGGTGAGGCTGCACCAGAAGTTCCAAAAGAAGATTATGATAAGTTTATAGATCAGGATGCAGTAAGACACGGTTTAGAGAGAAAACAAGGTTTATATTCAGTAGGTGAAGTTACATTTACAGGCCTGGACGGTTCAGTAATTTATATAAATAGTATTGTGCAAACCGTTGAAGGTTTAAGATATAAGGTGAATTCTCAAGGAAAAATTAGTAATGGAGAATGCACATTACCTATTCAGGCAATGGAGCTTGGAGCCAAATATAATGTGCCATCAAATTCTATAGTACAAATTCCAATTAAAATAAATGGAATAACAGGTGTAAGTAATGCAAATCCAACTACTAGTGGAACGAATACTGAAACCAGTGAAAATCTGTTAGAAAGAATTATAGCCAAGGAAAGAGAAGAAAGCAGCAGTGGAAATGCATATGATTATGAAAAGTGGGCACTTCAAGTATCAGGAGTTGAATATGTAAAAATAAGTCCTCTTTGGAATGGTAATGGAACTGTCAAAATAATAGTTGCAGGAAAGAATGGGGCTCAATTAGATGACACAATTGTACAAAACGTAAAGGATTATATTGCTCCGGAGGATGGAAAGGGAAGTGCAAAAGCTCCAATAGGAGCTACAGTTACAGTAGTATCAGTTAATCCATTAGAAATAGATGTAAGTATTGCAGGGCTTATTATACAAAATGGTTTTAACAGTGATGACGTTAAAAATAATATAAAAGCGAACTTACAGGAGTACTTTCAAGGGATCCCAGTAGGTGGAGTTGTAAAAATTAATACAGTTGAAGCTACGGTGGTAATGACTACGGGAGTAAATGACATAACATCAATTAAGATAAATGGAGATACTAAAAATATAATCACTTCTGATGAAGATAAAGCATCTTTAGGGGGAATAGCTTATGAGTAA